The Microbacterium limosum genome contains a region encoding:
- a CDS encoding regulatory protein RecX, which translates to MAVRFSDGGGESLAPVLPLFPRAVRPSGEEPGRPGSGSTAWHEEECHPDAHAAPVTPAWPAWNAVSDEETPVPAAERIDAAEQLLLKRLRGRQLSVEEARSLLMERELDADEAEGIVGDFERRGYLDDARLADQLVHGALSRKAQGARAIAQALTARGISREVVDAVMADLPDDEAERALEFARQKVRAMRSLERDAALRRLHGQLARRGFGGPVAMTAARTALDEAGIGASGPRFR; encoded by the coding sequence ATGGCGGTCCGCTTCTCCGACGGGGGCGGGGAGAGTCTCGCCCCCGTCCTCCCGCTCTTCCCCCGCGCCGTTCGCCCCTCGGGGGAGGAGCCCGGGCGCCCCGGGTCCGGGAGCACGGCGTGGCACGAGGAGGAGTGCCACCCCGACGCGCATGCGGCGCCCGTGACCCCGGCATGGCCGGCCTGGAACGCCGTGTCGGATGAAGAGACGCCGGTACCCGCCGCCGAGCGGATCGATGCGGCCGAGCAGCTGCTGCTGAAGAGGCTGCGCGGGCGTCAGCTCTCCGTCGAGGAGGCGCGCTCGCTCCTGATGGAGCGCGAGCTCGACGCCGACGAGGCGGAGGGGATCGTCGGCGACTTCGAGCGCCGGGGCTATCTCGACGATGCACGACTGGCCGACCAGCTCGTGCACGGGGCCCTCTCCCGCAAGGCCCAGGGTGCGCGCGCGATCGCGCAGGCGCTGACCGCTCGGGGCATCTCCCGTGAGGTGGTCGATGCCGTGATGGCGGACCTGCCCGACGACGAGGCCGAGCGAGCGCTCGAGTTCGCGCGGCAGAAGGTCCGCGCCATGCGCTCGCTCGAACGCGACGCCGCACTGAGACGGCTGCACGGGCAGCTCGCCCGGCGCGGCTTCGGAGGACCGGTCGCGATGACGGCGGCGCGCACCGCCCTCGACGAGGCGGGCATCGGAGCGTCGGGCCCCCGATTCCGCTGA
- the recA gene encoding recombinase RecA → MPTPADREKALESALAQIDRQFGKGSVMRLGSDDRAPVEVIQTGSIALDVALGVGGLPRGRIIEIYGPESSGKTTLTLHAIANAQRAGGIAAFIDAEHALDPEYARKLGVDIDQLLVSQPDTGEQALEIADMLIRSGSIDLIVIDSVAALVPRAEIEGEMGDSHVGLQARLMSQALRKLTGGLNQTGTTMIFINQLREKIGVFFGSPETTAGGKALKFYASVRLDIRRIETLKDGSDAVGNRTRVKVVKNKMAPPFKQAEFDILYGTGISREGSLIDFGVEHAIVKKSGAWYTYDGEQLGQGKENARNFLLKNTDVAADIEQKIKQKLGIGVPKALAPVDADVPVKRPA, encoded by the coding sequence ATGCCCACACCCGCCGACCGCGAGAAGGCCCTCGAATCGGCCCTCGCTCAGATCGACCGGCAGTTCGGGAAGGGCTCGGTCATGCGGCTGGGCAGCGACGATCGGGCGCCCGTGGAGGTCATCCAGACCGGCTCCATCGCCCTGGACGTCGCGCTCGGCGTGGGCGGCCTGCCCCGAGGGCGCATCATCGAGATCTACGGTCCGGAGTCTTCGGGCAAGACGACCCTGACGCTGCATGCCATCGCCAATGCGCAGCGTGCCGGCGGCATCGCCGCGTTCATCGACGCCGAGCACGCGCTCGACCCGGAGTACGCACGCAAGCTCGGCGTCGACATCGACCAGCTGCTGGTCTCCCAGCCCGATACGGGTGAGCAGGCGCTCGAGATCGCCGACATGCTCATCCGCTCGGGCTCGATCGACCTCATCGTGATCGACTCCGTGGCCGCCCTCGTGCCGCGGGCCGAGATCGAGGGCGAGATGGGCGACTCCCACGTGGGTCTGCAGGCGCGACTGATGTCGCAGGCGCTGCGCAAGCTCACCGGTGGGCTCAACCAGACCGGCACCACGATGATCTTCATCAACCAGCTCCGCGAGAAGATCGGCGTGTTCTTCGGCTCTCCCGAGACCACGGCCGGCGGTAAGGCGCTCAAGTTCTACGCGTCCGTCCGCCTCGACATCCGTCGCATCGAGACGCTAAAGGACGGATCGGATGCCGTCGGCAACCGCACGCGCGTCAAGGTCGTCAAGAACAAGATGGCCCCGCCGTTCAAGCAGGCCGAGTTCGACATCCTCTACGGCACCGGTATCTCGCGCGAGGGCAGCCTCATCGACTTCGGCGTAGAGCACGCGATCGTGAAGAAGTCGGGCGCCTGGTACACGTACGACGGCGAGCAGCTCGGGCAGGGCAAGGAGAACGCGCGCAACTTCCTGCTCAAGAACACCGACGTCGCCGCCGACATCGAACAGAAGATCAAGCAGAAGCTCGGCATCGGCGTGCCCAAGGCGCTCGCCCCCGTCGACGCCGACGTGCCGGTCAAGCGCCCGGCCTGA
- the crtI gene encoding phytoene desaturase family protein produces MTRRVAVIGGGVSGLATAALLAHRGDEVTVFEARDEVGGRAGSWQHEGFRFDTGPSWFLMPEVFEHYFRLLGTSMAEQLDLVRLDPAYRMYTEGDPDGLDVHSGTDAAASLFESVEPGSGRRLRAYLDSARDAYDLAVSRFLYDPYENLRGLTHRDLLRRLPRLAGLLTRPLHTHIRRRFRDPRLQRLLGYPAVFLGGSPFEVPSLYHLMSHLDLGDRVLYPQGGFTVLIERIAALARERGVVIRTGAEVVAIETEGAVATGVRVRDAAGTASVHEADVVVGAGDLHHTETALLPEALQTYPERWWRRRTPSPGALLILLGVRGELPELAHHTLLFADDWRGNFGAIFSDSPRVPDPASVYVCRPSATDSTVAPEGHENLFVLVPMPADARIGRGGVDGAGDPAVERAADRMIAQIAAWSGAHDLAERIVVRRTIAPGDFAADLRTWRGNALGLSHTLAQSALFRPKNASRKVSGLYYAGADVLPGIGLPMCLISAELVAKRLSGDVSAARLPEPAPAPATERG; encoded by the coding sequence GTGACCCGCCGCGTGGCCGTCATCGGCGGCGGCGTCTCGGGACTCGCGACGGCGGCGCTGCTGGCGCACCGCGGCGACGAGGTCACCGTCTTCGAGGCCCGTGACGAGGTCGGAGGGCGGGCGGGCTCGTGGCAGCACGAGGGCTTCCGCTTCGACACCGGCCCCAGCTGGTTCCTCATGCCCGAGGTGTTCGAGCACTACTTCCGGCTCCTGGGCACCAGCATGGCGGAGCAGCTCGATCTCGTGCGCCTGGATCCCGCGTACCGCATGTACACCGAGGGCGACCCCGACGGCCTCGACGTGCACAGCGGCACGGATGCCGCGGCATCCCTCTTCGAGAGCGTCGAGCCGGGGTCGGGGCGGCGCCTGCGCGCCTACCTCGACTCGGCCCGCGACGCCTACGACCTCGCCGTCTCCCGATTCCTCTACGACCCGTATGAGAACCTGCGGGGGTTGACCCATCGCGACCTGCTGCGACGCCTTCCGCGGCTCGCGGGCCTGCTCACGCGCCCGCTCCACACGCACATCCGTCGCCGCTTCCGCGACCCCCGGCTGCAGCGCCTGCTGGGGTATCCCGCCGTCTTCCTCGGCGGCTCGCCGTTCGAGGTGCCGAGCCTCTACCACCTCATGAGCCACCTCGACCTCGGCGATCGCGTGCTGTATCCGCAGGGGGGCTTCACCGTGCTCATCGAGCGCATCGCCGCCCTGGCCCGCGAGCGCGGCGTCGTCATCCGCACGGGGGCCGAGGTCGTCGCGATAGAGACCGAGGGCGCCGTGGCGACGGGGGTGCGGGTGCGGGATGCCGCGGGCACCGCCTCGGTGCACGAGGCGGACGTCGTGGTCGGCGCGGGCGACCTGCACCACACCGAGACCGCGCTGCTCCCCGAAGCCCTGCAGACCTATCCCGAGCGATGGTGGAGAAGACGCACCCCGAGCCCCGGCGCGCTCCTGATCCTCCTCGGCGTGCGCGGCGAGCTGCCCGAGCTCGCGCACCACACGCTCCTGTTCGCCGATGATTGGCGCGGCAACTTCGGTGCGATCTTCTCCGACAGCCCCCGGGTGCCCGACCCGGCCTCCGTGTACGTGTGCCGCCCGAGCGCCACCGACTCCACCGTCGCCCCCGAGGGGCACGAGAACCTCTTCGTGCTCGTCCCGATGCCCGCCGACGCCCGGATCGGGCGTGGCGGCGTCGACGGGGCGGGCGACCCCGCCGTCGAGCGCGCGGCCGATCGCATGATCGCGCAGATCGCGGCCTGGAGCGGCGCGCACGACCTGGCCGAGCGCATCGTCGTGCGTCGCACGATCGCCCCCGGCGACTTCGCCGCCGACCTCCGCACGTGGCGGGGCAACGCGCTCGGCCTCTCGCACACGCTCGCGCAGAGCGCCCTGTTCCGCCCGAAGAACGCCTCGCGCAAGGTCTCCGGGCTCTACTACGCCGGCGCCGACGTGCTCCCCGGCATCGGCCTGCCGATGTGCCTCATCTCGGCCGAGCTCGTGGCGAAGCGCCTGTCGGGGGACGTGTCCGCGGCGCGCCTGCCGGAGCCCGCGCCCGCGCCCGCGACGGAGCGGGGATAG
- a CDS encoding lycopene cyclase domain-containing protein: protein MTYPLIVLPFLLVAAAVTLATIRRPHFGRRMGASAIAAVLLLALTAVFDNVMIAVGLFTYPAEHLSGLRIGLAPLEDFSYPLAAAFLVPAVWTLLSGREEAP, encoded by the coding sequence GTGACCTATCCGCTCATCGTCCTGCCGTTCCTCCTCGTCGCGGCAGCGGTGACGCTCGCGACGATCCGTCGGCCGCACTTCGGCCGGCGCATGGGAGCCTCCGCGATCGCCGCCGTCCTCCTGCTGGCCCTGACCGCCGTGTTCGACAACGTCATGATCGCCGTCGGCCTCTTCACCTACCCCGCCGAGCATCTCAGCGGCCTCCGGATCGGGCTCGCCCCCCTCGAGGACTTCTCCTACCCGCTCGCGGCGGCATTCCTCGTGCCCGCCGTGTGGACGCTGCTCTCCGGCCGCGAGGAGGCCCCGTGA
- the miaA gene encoding tRNA (adenosine(37)-N6)-dimethylallyltransferase MiaA — MAHPAAAPSLWAVVGATGTGKSELSLDLAEAFAARGAAAEIVNADAMQLYRGMDIGTAKLPVHERRGIPHHLLDVLEVSEDAAVAAYQAAAREAISGILSRGAHAILVGGSGLYVSSVLFDFSFPPRDERRRGELEAELAERGPGPLFARLRELDPATAARIDARNGRRIVRALEVLAQGARTHGAALPEQPRAWRPARIVGLHEERATLVQRLDARVERMWEQGLPAEVDALRAAGLERGMTARRAIGYAQALAQREGELTEAEAIAQTQALTRRYARRQVSWFRRYEAVRWMPAGGADAASLVAAG; from the coding sequence ATCGCACACCCCGCCGCCGCACCCTCACTCTGGGCCGTCGTCGGGGCCACCGGCACGGGCAAGAGCGAGCTCTCGCTCGATCTCGCCGAGGCGTTCGCCGCCCGGGGCGCGGCGGCGGAGATCGTCAACGCCGACGCGATGCAGCTCTACCGCGGGATGGACATCGGCACGGCGAAGCTCCCGGTGCACGAGCGGCGCGGCATCCCGCATCATCTTCTCGACGTGCTGGAGGTGAGCGAGGACGCCGCGGTCGCGGCGTATCAGGCAGCGGCCCGGGAGGCGATCTCGGGCATCCTCTCGCGCGGGGCGCACGCGATACTCGTCGGCGGCTCGGGGCTGTACGTCTCCAGCGTGCTGTTCGACTTCTCGTTCCCGCCGCGCGACGAGCGGCGGCGCGGCGAGCTCGAGGCCGAACTCGCAGAGCGCGGCCCCGGCCCCCTGTTCGCCCGGCTGCGGGAGCTCGACCCGGCCACGGCGGCGCGGATCGACGCGCGCAACGGCCGGAGGATCGTGCGTGCGCTCGAGGTTCTCGCCCAGGGCGCCCGGACGCACGGCGCCGCGCTTCCCGAGCAGCCGCGCGCGTGGCGGCCGGCGAGGATCGTGGGCCTGCACGAGGAGCGGGCGACCCTCGTCCAGCGGTTGGACGCGCGGGTCGAGCGGATGTGGGAGCAGGGGCTGCCCGCCGAGGTGGACGCACTCCGCGCCGCCGGCCTCGAACGGGGAATGACGGCTCGGCGCGCGATCGGCTACGCGCAGGCCCTCGCCCAGCGGGAGGGCGAGCTGACGGAGGCCGAGGCGATCGCCCAGACGCAGGCCCTCACCCGCAGATACGCCCGTCGGCAGGTGTCGTGGTTCCGCCGCTACGAGGCGGTGCGGTGGATGCCCGCGGGCGGCGCCGATGCGGCATCCCTGGTCGCCGCGGGTTGA
- the miaB gene encoding tRNA (N6-isopentenyl adenosine(37)-C2)-methylthiotransferase MiaB, which produces MSSPSSAPTLIAPSPAAHAPDGAVRTYEVRTFGCQMNVHDSERLSGSLESAGYVRAEAGTDADVVIINTCAVRDNAAGKLYGTLGHLKSRKDKREGMQIAVGGCLAQMDKQTVLEKAPWVDVVFGTHNMGSLPNLLERARHNDEAQLEILESLEVFPSTLPTKRDAVHSGWVSISVGCNNTCTFCIVPSLRGKERDRRPGDILSEIKLLVDDGAIEVTLLGQNVNSYGVEFGDRHAFGKLLRAAGEIDGLERIRFTSPHPAAFTDDVIDAMAETPAVMPQLHMPLQSGSDRVLRAMRRSYRSERFLGILDRVRSKIPHAAISTDIIVGFPGESDEDFEDTLRVVEKARFASAFTFQYSIREGTPAATMPDQVPKAVVQERYERLVALQERISLEENAAQVGREVQVLVSTGEGKKDAATHRLTGRAEDSRLVHFEVPPGSETPRPGDVVTAIVTHAAPFHLLADSPDAAPLRIRRTRAGDAWDRSQSESCAVPAPSASGAPRAVSLGLPALRPRA; this is translated from the coding sequence ATGTCCTCTCCCTCCTCCGCCCCGACGCTCATCGCGCCCTCGCCCGCCGCGCACGCCCCCGATGGAGCGGTGCGCACGTACGAGGTGCGTACGTTCGGGTGCCAGATGAACGTCCACGACTCTGAGCGCCTCTCCGGGTCGCTCGAGAGCGCGGGGTACGTGCGCGCCGAGGCGGGAACCGACGCCGACGTCGTGATCATCAACACGTGCGCCGTGCGCGACAACGCCGCCGGCAAGCTCTACGGCACGCTCGGCCACCTCAAGTCGCGCAAGGACAAGCGCGAAGGCATGCAGATCGCGGTCGGCGGATGCCTCGCGCAGATGGACAAGCAGACGGTGCTCGAGAAGGCGCCGTGGGTCGACGTCGTCTTCGGCACGCACAACATGGGGTCGCTGCCGAACCTCCTCGAGCGCGCGCGCCACAACGACGAGGCGCAGCTCGAGATCCTCGAGTCCCTCGAGGTCTTCCCCTCGACCCTTCCCACCAAGCGCGACGCGGTGCACAGCGGGTGGGTGTCGATCTCCGTCGGGTGCAACAACACCTGCACGTTCTGCATCGTGCCGAGCCTGCGCGGCAAGGAGCGCGACAGACGGCCCGGCGACATCCTCAGCGAGATCAAGCTCCTCGTCGACGACGGCGCGATCGAGGTGACGTTGCTCGGCCAGAACGTCAACTCCTACGGCGTGGAGTTCGGCGACCGCCACGCCTTCGGCAAGCTACTGCGCGCCGCGGGCGAGATCGACGGCCTCGAGCGCATCCGCTTCACGAGCCCCCATCCGGCGGCGTTCACCGACGACGTCATCGACGCGATGGCGGAGACTCCCGCGGTCATGCCGCAGCTGCACATGCCGCTCCAGTCCGGCAGCGACCGCGTGCTGAGGGCGATGCGCCGCTCGTACCGCAGCGAGCGATTCCTCGGCATCCTCGACCGCGTGCGCTCGAAGATCCCGCACGCGGCGATCTCCACCGACATCATCGTCGGCTTCCCCGGAGAGAGCGACGAGGACTTCGAAGACACCCTGCGCGTCGTGGAGAAGGCGCGTTTCGCCAGCGCGTTCACGTTCCAGTACTCCATCCGCGAGGGCACCCCCGCGGCGACGATGCCGGATCAGGTTCCGAAGGCCGTCGTCCAGGAGCGCTACGAGCGACTCGTGGCGCTGCAGGAGCGCATCAGCCTGGAGGAGAACGCCGCGCAGGTCGGCCGTGAGGTGCAGGTGCTGGTCTCCACCGGAGAGGGCAAGAAGGATGCCGCGACCCACCGCCTGACGGGCCGCGCCGAAGACAGCCGACTCGTGCACTTCGAGGTGCCGCCGGGATCCGAGACGCCGCGTCCCGGCGACGTCGTGACGGCGATCGTCACGCACGCGGCCCCGTTCCACCTCCTGGCCGACTCCCCGGACGCCGCGCCGCTGCGCATCCGCCGCACGCGCGCGGGGGACGCCTGGGACCGCTCGCAGAGCGAGTCGTGCGCGGTGCCCGCGCCCTCGGCATCCGGCGCCCCGCGTGCCGTCTCGCTCGGTCTGCCCGCCCTGCGTCCCCGCGCGTGA
- the idi gene encoding isopentenyl-diphosphate Delta-isomerase translates to MADLELVVLLDDEGNEIGTAPKSSVHGTDTALHLAFSCHVQDDAGRILVTRRALEKRAWPGVWTNSFCGHPRPAEPLLHAVRRRAEQELGISVEDIELALPLFRYRATDAGGIVEHEICPVYTARTRDELRPDPREVLDATWVDPGDLAASLRATPWAFSPWLVLQAQQLELFRSPPALAGRRAS, encoded by the coding sequence ATGGCGGACCTCGAACTGGTCGTCCTTCTCGACGACGAAGGCAACGAGATCGGCACCGCTCCGAAGTCCAGTGTGCACGGAACGGACACGGCGCTGCACCTCGCATTCTCGTGCCACGTCCAGGACGACGCGGGACGGATCCTCGTCACGCGCCGAGCGTTGGAGAAGCGGGCATGGCCCGGCGTGTGGACCAATTCCTTCTGCGGGCACCCCCGCCCGGCGGAGCCCCTCCTCCACGCGGTGCGGCGCCGCGCCGAGCAGGAGCTGGGCATCTCCGTCGAGGACATCGAGCTCGCACTGCCGCTTTTCCGCTATCGCGCGACGGATGCCGGCGGCATCGTGGAGCACGAGATCTGCCCCGTGTACACCGCCCGCACGCGGGACGAGCTCCGACCCGATCCCCGCGAGGTGCTCGACGCCACGTGGGTGGATCCGGGCGATCTCGCCGCGTCGCTGCGGGCCACCCCGTGGGCCTTCAGCCCGTGGCTGGTGCTGCAGGCCCAGCAGCTCGAGCTCTTCCGCTCCCCTCCCGCGCTCGCGGGGCGACGCGCATCATGA
- a CDS encoding phytoene/squalene synthase family protein, whose translation MNTPTPSRSRTGRTGLDLYDRTAAAAAETVIARYSTSFGLASRLLGPRVRGHVRAVYALVRIADEVVDGPARDAGLDPEQERRELDALEEQTLAAITSGFSSNLVVHAFARTARACAIGEDLVRPFFASMRTDIEVRTHDADSHEAYVYGSAEVVGLMCLQAFVNADSPRPGPAPQRLVTGARRLGAAFQDVNFLRDEGADRGDLGRDYLGIRGAAGRAAVLDRIDSDLDAAADVIPLLPPDCRRAVTAAHDLFAELSARLRRARPEDGRVRVPDAVKVALFARAGLGMAPVRMAGGRS comes from the coding sequence GTGAACACCCCGACACCGTCCCGCTCCCGCACGGGCCGTACCGGACTGGACCTGTACGACCGCACGGCGGCGGCCGCCGCCGAGACGGTCATCGCCCGCTACTCCACCTCGTTCGGGCTCGCGAGCCGCCTGCTCGGACCCCGGGTGCGCGGCCACGTGCGCGCCGTGTACGCGCTCGTGCGCATCGCCGACGAGGTCGTCGACGGGCCGGCCCGCGACGCCGGCCTCGATCCCGAGCAGGAGCGCCGGGAGCTCGACGCCCTCGAGGAGCAGACGCTCGCGGCCATCACCTCGGGCTTCAGCTCGAACCTCGTCGTCCACGCCTTCGCCCGCACGGCGCGCGCCTGCGCGATCGGCGAGGACCTCGTGCGCCCCTTCTTCGCGTCCATGCGCACGGACATCGAGGTGAGGACCCACGATGCCGACTCCCACGAGGCCTACGTCTACGGATCCGCGGAGGTGGTGGGCCTGATGTGCCTGCAGGCCTTCGTCAACGCCGACTCCCCCCGGCCGGGCCCCGCGCCGCAGCGGCTCGTCACGGGCGCCCGGCGCCTGGGAGCCGCCTTCCAGGACGTGAACTTCCTGCGCGACGAGGGCGCCGACCGCGGCGACCTCGGTCGCGACTACCTCGGCATCCGGGGCGCCGCGGGCCGTGCCGCCGTGCTGGATCGCATCGACTCCGATCTGGATGCCGCGGCCGACGTCATCCCGCTCCTCCCGCCCGACTGCAGGCGCGCCGTGACGGCGGCGCACGATCTGTTCGCGGAGCTGAGCGCGCGGCTGCGCAGGGCCCGTCCCGAGGACGGGCGCGTGCGCGTGCCGGATGCCGTGAAGGTCGCGCTGTTCGCCCGAGCCGGTCTCGGCATGGCACCGGTGCGCATGGCGGGAGGCCGGTCGTGA
- a CDS encoding polyprenyl synthetase family protein: MTPLSPSFLGSRRAEVDGAVDLAVARIERRMQPFGGAFADLGAAMRRATKGGKRFRPTLVVATFDALGGVEADTPALYPVAASFELLHAAFLMHDDILDHDTLRRGVPNVSGEFRAYAEGHGADAAGSALLGDAAGLLAGDLLLHESQRLIALAPTPEGARERLLNLLDEAVLVSAAGELADIANSLREDAPEAAAILAATHDKTAVYSFAAPLRAGAVLAGADESTESDLARYGSRLGLAFQLVDDLIGAFGTSEQAGKPEGADLREAKQTALIALARATTAWPDVRTALAEAHTGPIAVRRAQSALDASGARAALEQLVQQSLSDARAVLRDAELPLPARDLLGALADAVEARVP, from the coding sequence ATGACCCCCCTCTCACCCTCCTTCCTCGGCTCGCGTCGTGCGGAGGTCGACGGCGCGGTCGACCTCGCCGTGGCCCGCATCGAGCGGCGCATGCAGCCCTTCGGGGGCGCCTTCGCCGACCTCGGCGCCGCGATGCGCCGCGCCACGAAGGGCGGCAAGCGCTTCCGGCCGACCCTCGTCGTGGCGACCTTCGACGCGCTCGGCGGCGTCGAAGCCGACACCCCCGCGCTCTACCCCGTCGCCGCCTCGTTCGAGCTATTGCACGCGGCGTTCCTCATGCACGACGACATCCTCGATCACGACACGCTTCGCCGCGGCGTCCCGAACGTCTCGGGCGAGTTCCGCGCCTACGCCGAGGGCCACGGCGCGGATGCCGCGGGCTCGGCGCTGCTCGGAGACGCCGCCGGCCTGCTCGCGGGAGACCTGCTCCTGCACGAATCCCAGCGGCTGATCGCCCTCGCCCCCACGCCGGAGGGGGCGAGGGAGCGCCTGCTGAACCTGCTCGACGAGGCGGTTCTCGTCTCGGCGGCCGGCGAGCTCGCCGACATCGCGAACTCGCTCCGCGAGGACGCGCCCGAGGCGGCCGCCATCCTCGCCGCGACCCACGACAAGACCGCGGTCTACTCGTTCGCGGCGCCGTTGCGAGCAGGTGCGGTGCTCGCGGGCGCCGACGAGAGCACCGAGTCCGACCTCGCCCGCTACGGCAGCCGGCTGGGCCTCGCGTTCCAGCTGGTGGACGATCTCATCGGAGCGTTCGGCACGTCCGAGCAGGCCGGCAAGCCGGAGGGCGCCGACCTGCGCGAGGCGAAGCAGACCGCTCTCATCGCGCTCGCTCGGGCGACGACCGCGTGGCCCGACGTGCGGACGGCCCTCGCGGAGGCGCATACGGGTCCCATCGCGGTCCGGCGCGCCCAGTCGGCCCTGGACGCCAGCGGTGCGCGCGCGGCCCTCGAGCAGCTCGTCCAGCAGTCCCTCTCCGACGCCCGCGCCGTGCTGCGCGACGCGGAGCTCCCCCTTCCCGCCCGTGATCTTCTCGGCGCCCTCGCCGATGCCGTGGAGGCCCGCGTCCCGTGA
- a CDS encoding MarR family winged helix-turn-helix transcriptional regulator, with product MRERDESILAVLRALRGLGDALDRMHGAMGEGMDMNQTDLRALRMMVERESRGEIVSPHDLARHLRISTASTSKLLDRLELAGHVERRPHPSDGRARIVVLTEHSRRTFFTHFGEHLETMGRIAREYSKPELATIAKFLRDMAGALDPR from the coding sequence GTGAGAGAGCGCGACGAGAGCATTCTCGCGGTCCTGCGCGCCCTCCGGGGGCTGGGCGACGCGCTCGATCGGATGCACGGAGCCATGGGCGAGGGCATGGACATGAACCAGACCGACCTCCGCGCGCTGCGGATGATGGTCGAGCGGGAGTCGCGCGGGGAGATCGTGAGCCCGCACGACCTCGCACGGCACCTGCGCATCTCGACCGCGTCGACGTCGAAGCTGCTGGACAGGCTCGAGCTCGCCGGCCACGTCGAGCGCCGGCCGCACCCGAGCGACGGCCGGGCGCGCATCGTCGTCCTGACGGAGCACTCCCGGCGAACCTTCTTCACGCACTTCGGCGAGCACCTGGAGACGATGGGACGCATCGCGCGTGAGTACAGCAAGCCGGAGCTGGCGACGATCGCGAAATTCCTCCGCGACATGGCCGGGGCGCTCGATCCGCGCTGA
- a CDS encoding prenyltransferase, with translation MTPPAPLTAGRILRELVVSSRPVSWINTAYPFAAAYLLTVREIDLVLVVGFLFFLVPYNLAMYGINDVFDYESDLRNPRKGGAHGAVLDRRMHRITLWAAGLTCAPFVVFLTVVGPPASWIVLAASLFFVVFYSAPPLRLKERPFADSITSSIHFFSPAVYGLVLAGAAWTPQLVAIVAAFALWGVASHAFGAVQDVVADREAGIASIATARGAAWTVRFALVCYAAAGLVMLAATWPGPLAGLLVVPYLVAVWPYRSIPDASADAATRGWRAFLWLNQLAGFGVTLLLIWWWILTA, from the coding sequence GTGACACCCCCCGCTCCCCTGACCGCGGGACGGATCCTGCGGGAGCTCGTCGTCTCCTCCCGCCCCGTGTCGTGGATCAACACGGCGTACCCCTTCGCGGCCGCCTACCTGCTCACGGTGCGCGAGATCGATCTCGTCCTCGTCGTCGGATTCCTGTTCTTCCTCGTGCCCTACAACCTCGCGATGTACGGCATCAACGACGTCTTCGACTACGAATCGGACCTGCGCAATCCGCGCAAGGGCGGCGCCCACGGCGCCGTGCTCGACCGGCGGATGCACCGCATCACGCTGTGGGCGGCGGGACTGACCTGCGCGCCGTTCGTCGTCTTCCTCACGGTCGTCGGCCCGCCGGCGTCGTGGATCGTGCTGGCGGCCAGCCTGTTCTTCGTCGTCTTCTACTCCGCGCCGCCGCTGCGGCTGAAGGAGCGGCCCTTCGCCGATTCGATCACGAGCAGCATCCACTTCTTCTCCCCCGCGGTGTACGGCCTGGTGCTCGCCGGCGCCGCCTGGACGCCCCAGCTGGTCGCGATCGTCGCGGCGTTCGCGCTGTGGGGCGTCGCCTCGCACGCCTTCGGCGCCGTGCAGGACGTCGTCGCCGACCGCGAGGCGGGGATCGCCTCGATCGCGACCGCACGCGGCGCCGCGTGGACGGTCCGGTTCGCCCTCGTCTGCTACGCCGCCGCCGGCCTCGTCATGCTGGCCGCGACGTGGCCCGGTCCGCTCGCGGGGCTGCTCGTCGTGCCCTATCTCGTCGCGGTCTGGCCCTACCGCAGCATCCCCGATGCGTCGGCGGACGCCGCGACGCGCGGGTGGCGGGCCTTCCTGTGGCTCAATCAGCTCGCCGGCTTCGGGGTGACGCTCCTGCTGAT
- a CDS encoding lycopene cyclase domain-containing protein, which produces MPGGYLLAILVSFVGILLIDLRAGLVVRRAPRRALAATGIGVAFFLAWDAVGILTGVFVKGDSPLYAGVTIAPELPLEEVFFLAFLCYLALVAWAAGRRVQEGSRRRRARGGEGP; this is translated from the coding sequence GTGCCGGGAGGGTATCTGCTCGCGATCCTCGTCTCCTTCGTCGGCATCCTGCTGATCGATCTGCGCGCCGGGCTCGTCGTCCGGCGCGCGCCCCGGCGGGCCCTGGCCGCCACGGGCATCGGCGTGGCGTTCTTCCTCGCCTGGGATGCCGTGGGCATCCTCACCGGCGTCTTCGTCAAGGGCGACAGCCCCCTCTACGCAGGCGTGACGATCGCGCCGGAGCTTCCGCTGGAGGAGGTCTTCTTCCTCGCCTTCCTCTGCTATCTGGCCCTGGTCGCGTGGGCGGCGGGCCGGCGCGTGCAGGAGGGCTCGCGACGCCGCCGGGCGCGGGGCGGGGAGGGCCCGTGA